From the genome of Desmodus rotundus isolate HL8 chromosome 2, HLdesRot8A.1, whole genome shotgun sequence, one region includes:
- the ARL14 gene encoding ADP-ribosylation factor-like protein 14 yields the protein MGLLSSKNPKGKQAQILLLGLDSAGKSTLLYKLKLAEDTVTFPTVGFNVEMIELEKSLSLTVWDVGGQKKMRTVWGCYCERTDGLVYVVDSADKQRLQDSRREFERILKNEHIKNVPVVLLANKQDVPGALTAEDITRMFRVKKLCCDRNWFVQPCCALTGDGLTEGLGKLAEFVKSHVKSRADALAFFKQN from the coding sequence ATGGGTCTGTTGAGTTCTAAAAACCCTAAAGGCAAGCAAGCCCAAATTCTTCTTCTGGGACTTGACTCTGCTGGGAAGTCGACTCTCCTTTACAAACTCAAGCTTGCGGAGGATACTGTGACCTTCCCAACTGTAGGTTTCAACGTGGAGATGATCGAGCTGGAAAAGAGCCTTTCACTCACGGTCTGGGATGTCGGAggacagaagaaaatgagaaccGTGTGGGGGTGTTACTGTGAGCGCACCGATGGGCTGGTGTATGTGGTGGATAGTGCGGATAAACAGCGACTGCAAGACTCCCGGCGAGAGTTTGAGCgcattttgaaaaatgaacacattaaaaatgTGCCCGTTGTTCTATTAGCCAACAAACAGGATGTGCCCGGAGCGCTGACTGCCGAGGACATCACCAGAATGTTCAGAGTAAAGAAGCTCTGCTGCGACCGTAACTGGTTCGTGCAGCCCTGCTGTGCCCTCACCGGGGACGGGCTGACCGAGGGGCTCGGGAAACTCGCCGAGTTTGTGAAAAGCCACGTGAAGTCAAGAGCAGACGCTTTAGCATTCTTCAAGCAGAACTGA